In Quercus lobata isolate SW786 chromosome 12, ValleyOak3.0 Primary Assembly, whole genome shotgun sequence, a genomic segment contains:
- the LOC115970604 gene encoding uncharacterized protein LOC115970604, with the protein MNALKGRVSSDLDDLVNKNDSPFTTSVNSFPLPLKFWMPQIKSYDGVKDPLDHLETFKTLMHLQGVPNEIMYRAFPTTLKGPARVWFSRLTPNSINTFKELSAQFTSHFISRHRYKRSTACLMSIKQLEDETLRAYITRFNKEALSIDEADDKILVAAFTSGLRKGKFLFSLYKNDPKTMTDVLYRATKYMNAKDALLAREEKPKKRERQEDTRQDRG; encoded by the coding sequence atgaatgctctcaagggacgagtatcCTCTGATCTCGATGACCTAGTGAACAAAAATGACTCACCATTCACCACGTCCGTCAACTCATTCCCCCTGCCACTAAAGTTCTGGATGCCCCAGATCAAAAGCTAcgacggggtcaaggaccctctTGATCATCTAGAAACTTTCAAGAcactgatgcaccttcagggggTACCAAACGAGATCATGTATAGGGCATTCCCGACCACGCTGAAGGGCCCTGCGAGGGTTTGGTTCAGTAGACTGACACCAAACTCAATCAATACTTTCAAGGAGTTGAGCGCACAGTTCACCTCGCACTTCATAAGCAGACATCGGTACAAGAGGTCCACCGCGTGCTTAATGAGCATCAAGCAGCTAGAAGACGAGACGCTGCGGGCCTACATAACTCGTTTCAACAAAGAAGCCCTTTCGATTGACGAAGCTGACGATAAGATACTCGTAGCTGCATTTACTAGCGGACTACGGAAGGGTAagttcttgttttctttatacaagAATGACCCGAAGACCATGACGGACGTTCTCTATAGAGCTACCAAATACATGAATGCAAAAGACGCATTGCTAGCCCGTGAGGAAAAGCCTAAGAAAAGGGAGAGGCAGGAGGACACGCGACAAGATAGGGGGTGA
- the LOC115970605 gene encoding uncharacterized protein LOC115970605, whose product MQIKDEGALTFPGKLKGDPNKRPRDKYCRFHRGHGHNTANCYDLKQQIEALIGQGKLQRFVSRERIETQEEQASRRENEHPRPPIGDIRMIVGGTATAEFSKKTRKTYLRMVHSVQLTGSVPKMPRIDYPVIRFSEDDAQRLHHPHDDVLVVSLQMRDYNMHRVLVDNSSSADILYYPAFQQMRIDREWLTPMNALLVGFGGTKVFPLGAITLAVTAGDYPQQITKEVTFLVVDCSSSYNAILGRPTLNSWKAVTSTYHLMIKFPTEYGVRELWGNQIAARECYIAMLEMEDQQ is encoded by the coding sequence atgcaaatcaaagatgaaggaGCATTGACGTTCCCTGGTAAATTAAAGGGCGATCCCAACAAAAGGCCAAGGGACAAGTATTGTCGCTTTCACCGAGGCCACGGACACAACACAGCCAACTGCTACGACCTGAAGCAGCAAATTGAGGCCCTTATCGGGCAAGGGAAGCTACAGAGGTTCGTCAGCAGGGAAAGAATAGAAACGCAGGAGGAACAGGCCTCACGACGGGAGAACGAGCACCCTAGACCACCTATAGGGGACATAAGAATGATCGTAGGGGGCACAGCCACAGCCGAATTTTCGAAGAAAACCCGCAAAACCTACCTCAGGATGGTCCATAGCGTCCAACTCACAGGATCCGTACCAAAGATGCCGCGAATAGATTACCCCGTCATAAGATTTTCGGAGGATGACGCTCAGAGACTTCACCATCCTCATGACGACGTACTTGTGGTCAGCTTGCAAATGAGGGATTATAACATGCATCGGGTCCTCGTCGACAACAGCAGCTCAGCAGACATTCTGTACTATCCagcattccagcaaatgagaATCGATAGGGAATGGTTGACCCCAATGAATGCCCTACTTGTGGGATTTGGGGGTACGAAGGTGTTCCCCTTGGGTGCAATAACACTAGCTGTGACGGCAGGTGACTATCCCCAGCAGATCACTAAGGAGGTCACGTTTCTCGTAGTCGATTGCTCGTCCTCCTACAATGCCATCCTCGGGCGACCCACTCTCAATTCCTGGAAGGCAGTAACTTCAACATACCACCTGATGATCAAATTTCCGACGGAATATGGGGTGAGAGAACTGTGGGGAAATCAAATAGCAGCGCGGGAATGTTATATTGCCATGTTAGAAATGGAGGATCAGCAGTAA